One genomic segment of Candidatus Parvarchaeota archaeon includes these proteins:
- a CDS encoding class I SAM-dependent methyltransferase: protein MICVAKKYEEGWKKHKNLFSNGSTPLLEEFIGKLGSTPSKNGNSKRVVEAGAGNGIHTLAIAAKGHHVETVEFSPDAVNLILEKQRLLGRQGNLVSIFNWEIMDYLEYLESVRLAKSPLHQAQPIDGFYANSVLHTFSEKSRQLLYGKIAALQPKGGLIAVSFKTDKDVKYREGIVTNETPAGKIKKSDDGIERLFVSTPGVIAKEIEGFGYRIEEGGVFQWGCQDYDYPGKVSWFVGFLGEKQAKNI, encoded by the coding sequence ATAATTTGTGTGGCAAAGAAATATGAGGAAGGCTGGAAAAAGCACAAGAATTTGTTCAGCAATGGCAGTACGCCGCTTCTTGAAGAGTTTATAGGAAAACTTGGTTCCACCCCAAGCAAAAACGGCAACTCAAAACGCGTTGTTGAAGCAGGGGCTGGGAATGGCATACACACGCTAGCGATAGCTGCTAAAGGCCATCATGTTGAGACTGTTGAATTCAGCCCTGATGCAGTGAATCTGATTTTGGAGAAGCAAAGACTACTTGGACGACAGGGGAATTTGGTATCTATTTTCAACTGGGAGATAATGGATTATTTGGAATATTTAGAATCCGTGCGATTGGCCAAAAGTCCTCTGCACCAAGCACAGCCCATAGATGGTTTTTACGCAAATTCCGTCTTGCACACATTTTCTGAAAAATCAAGGCAGCTGCTGTATGGGAAGATTGCAGCGCTGCAGCCCAAAGGCGGATTGATTGCGGTGTCTTTCAAGACCGACAAGGACGTCAAGTACCGCGAAGGAATCGTGACAAATGAAACACCCGCAGGGAAAATAAAGAAATCAGATGATGGGATTGAGAGGCTTTTTGTCTCAACTCCAGGCGTAATTGCCAAGGAGATAGAGGGATTTGGATATAGGATTGAGGAAGGGGGGGTGTTTCAGTGGGGTTGCCAAGACTACGACTATCCTGGAAAAGTTTCTTGGTTTGTAGGGTTTTTGGGCGAAAAACAAGCAAAAAATATTTAG